Proteins encoded in a region of the Anaerolineae bacterium genome:
- a CDS encoding ABC transporter permease, with protein sequence MTTYIVRRLLWSVPVLLALLLAVFLLMQAIPGGPFDFAGERNLPPAVVQNLERKYGLDKPLHEQFLNYLKAVVLEGDLGPSFTQRNRTVNDIVGDSLPISAQLGILAIGLALLIGVPAGIIAALNHNRLPDYLASFLAIVGVSIPALVLGPVLYWVFALKLGWLPVALWGAERPFFLGFIPTPTAKFFRHAILPTLALGTGLSASIARLTRASLLQVIREDYIRTARAKGLRERAVVVRHALKNSLIPVVTVLGPMFAAVITGTIVIEAVFGIPGMGKYFVQGISNRDYPVIMGVTLIYAVILVLSNLAVDITYAWLDPRIRYS encoded by the coding sequence ATGACCACATACATCGTGCGCCGGCTGCTTTGGTCTGTGCCGGTGCTGCTGGCCCTGTTGCTGGCCGTGTTTCTGCTGATGCAGGCCATACCCGGTGGCCCTTTCGACTTCGCCGGGGAGCGCAACCTGCCCCCCGCCGTGGTGCAGAATCTGGAGCGGAAGTACGGGCTGGACAAGCCGTTACACGAGCAGTTCCTCAACTACCTCAAGGCTGTAGTGCTGGAAGGCGACCTCGGCCCCTCGTTCACTCAACGGAACCGGACGGTCAACGACATCGTGGGCGACAGCCTGCCCATCTCCGCTCAGCTAGGCATCCTGGCCATAGGGCTGGCCCTGCTCATCGGCGTGCCGGCCGGGATCATCGCTGCCCTCAACCACAACCGCCTTCCCGATTACCTGGCCTCCTTCCTGGCCATCGTGGGCGTGTCCATCCCGGCTTTGGTACTGGGCCCGGTGCTCTACTGGGTGTTCGCCCTGAAGCTGGGCTGGTTGCCGGTGGCTCTGTGGGGAGCTGAGCGACCGTTCTTCCTCGGCTTCATTCCTACCCCGACGGCGAAGTTCTTCCGGCATGCCATCCTGCCCACTCTTGCTCTGGGCACGGGCCTTTCCGCCAGTATCGCTCGCCTCACTCGCGCCTCTCTGCTCCAGGTCATCCGCGAGGACTACATCCGCACCGCTCGGGCCAAGGGGCTGCGGGAGCGGGCCGTGGTGGTGCGCCACGCTCTGAAGAACAGCCTCATACCGGTAGTGACGGTCTTGGGCCCCATGTTCGCCGCCGTCATTACCGGCACTATCGTTATCGAGGCGGTCTTCGGCATTCCCGGGATGGGCAAGTACTTCGTGCAGGGCATCAGTAACCGCGACTATCCCGTGATCATGGGAGTCACCCTGATCTACGCCGTCATCCTGGTGCTCTCCAACCTGGCGGTGGACATCACCTATGCCTGGCTTGACCCGCGCATACGCTACTCGTAG
- a CDS encoding ABC transporter permease has translation MAVQEAVAQQVFASRAQRRQRSPWSDALHQLFRNRVATAGGVFILALLVVAVFAPVLAPYGYAETHFQDNYALPGPDYPLGADYLGRDILSRTIYGARVSLAVAFVAATVSLVVGVAYGTISGYAGGWVDNLMMRIVDFLYGLPVLIVVILMQVFFKAVSRRGEVTGLMAALVRLDTALGGLFFVFLALGLLNWIGMARIARGQVLSYKEREFVEAARAIGVGTPRVLFRHLLPNILGPCIVAETLSIPGYIMTEAFLSYIGLGANPPTPSWGIMINEGFQGIRSYPHVILVPATALTLTVLAFNFLGDGLRDAFDPRLRE, from the coding sequence ATGGCCGTTCAGGAGGCAGTAGCCCAGCAGGTCTTCGCCAGCCGGGCACAGAGGCGCCAGCGTAGTCCCTGGTCGGACGCGCTTCACCAGTTGTTCAGAAACCGCGTGGCCACTGCGGGCGGTGTGTTTATCCTCGCTCTGCTCGTCGTCGCCGTCTTCGCCCCGGTTCTGGCTCCGTACGGCTACGCCGAGACCCACTTCCAGGACAACTACGCCCTCCCCGGGCCCGATTACCCGCTTGGCGCCGACTACCTAGGCCGCGACATACTCAGCCGTACCATCTATGGTGCGCGCGTTTCTCTCGCGGTCGCCTTCGTGGCTGCCACCGTGAGCCTCGTCGTCGGCGTAGCCTACGGTACCATCTCCGGCTATGCTGGCGGATGGGTTGACAACCTCATGATGCGCATAGTGGACTTCCTCTACGGGCTGCCCGTGCTCATCGTGGTCATCCTCATGCAGGTCTTCTTCAAGGCCGTCTCCAGACGAGGAGAGGTGACCGGGCTGATGGCAGCCCTGGTGAGGTTGGACACTGCCCTGGGTGGGCTGTTCTTCGTGTTCCTCGCCCTCGGGCTTCTCAACTGGATCGGGATGGCGCGCATAGCCCGCGGGCAGGTGCTCTCCTACAAGGAGCGCGAGTTCGTGGAGGCGGCTCGCGCCATCGGCGTGGGCACGCCTCGGGTGCTCTTCCGCCACCTGCTACCCAACATACTCGGTCCGTGCATCGTGGCCGAGACCCTCTCCATCCCCGGCTACATCATGACCGAGGCCTTTCTCAGCTACATAGGACTGGGCGCCAACCCGCCTACGCCCAGCTGGGGCATCATGATAAACGAAGGCTTCCAGGGCATCCGGTCGTACCCGCACGTAATCCTGGTACCAGCGACGGCCCTGACCCTCACCGTCCTCGCCTTCAACTTCCTGGGCGACGGTCTGCGCGACGCCTTCGACCCGCGCCTGCGCGAGTAG